A genomic region of Apteryx mantelli isolate bAptMan1 chromosome 10, bAptMan1.hap1, whole genome shotgun sequence contains the following coding sequences:
- the PSME3IP1 gene encoding PSME3-interacting protein, whose protein sequence is MDGGDGTADLVINKRFVSEAELEERRKRRQEEWEKVRKPEDPEECPEEAYDPRSLYERLQEQREKKQQEFEEQFKFKNMVRGLDEDETHFLDEVSRQQELIEKQRREEELKELNEYRSTLTKVGVSTDPKKETEKKLPMKSVENKNKFSQAKLLAGAVKHRSSDGGNSVKRLKLDTDHDEKNQEKPSGVSLGSSSVGGSTVHCPSAAVCIGILPGLGAYSGSSDSESSSDSEGTINSTGKIVSSVFRSNSFFDGP, encoded by the exons ATGGATGGGGGAGATGGTACTGCTGACCTTGTGATTAACAAGAGGTTTGTGTCTGAAGCGGAGCTAGAGGAACGGCGAAAGAGAAGGCAAGAGGAATGGGAAAAGGTCCGAAAACCTGAAGATCCAGAAG aatGCCCGGAAGAGGCATATGACCCACGTTCATTGTATGAAAGACTTCaggagcagagagaaaagaaacagcaggagTTTGAGGAGCAATTTAAATTCA AAAATATGGTAAGAGGCTTAGATGAAGATGAGACACATTTCCTTGATGAGGTTTCTCGGCAGCAGGAGCTAATAGAAAAGCAACGAagagaagaagagctgaaagaacTGAATGAATACAGAA GCACTCTCACCAAAGTGGGAGTCAGTACGGACCCAAAGAAGGAAACTGAGAAGAAATTGCccatgaagtcagtggaaaacaAGAACAAATTCTCTCAGGCAAAGCTGTTGGCAGGAGCTGTGAAACACAGAAG TTCGGATGGTGGTAACAGCGTGAAGAGGTTGAAACTAGACACTGACCATGATGAGAAGAATCAAG aaaaacCATCCGGTGTTTCCTTGGGGAGCAGCTCAGTGGGAGGCTCCACAGTCCACTGTCCCTCAGCAGCCGTGTGCATTGGGATCCTGCCTGGCCTGGGCGCCTACTCGGGAAGCAGTGATTCCGAGTCCAGCTCGGATAGCGAAGGCACTATTAATTCCACTGGAAAGATCGTCTCCTCTGTCTTTCGTAGCAACAGTTTCTTTGATGGTCCATAA